A stretch of the Sulfurospirillum sp. UCH001 genome encodes the following:
- a CDS encoding GGDEF domain-containing protein — MKRVPSILLKKPILLGTITFIVNLFISTTPVLILHEKHLDQYKNTFALFDFFDTKLLTEQQEIVQSALIYSFVFSLILSILITFLAIFLKKSYLEVENLSHFDGLTGLYNRLMFMTIFQKEIHKVKRNQENLFLVILDIDDFKPINDTYGHLVGDEAIKTTAHTLQHLLRTSDTIARFGGDEFIISIVDQDKDAASIIVNRILNEFNHKVIPVSRNHEHQELQINLSIGYTAYKKDDDFKTMLQRADQALYISKEAGKNTATYLA; from the coding sequence TCATAGTAAATCTTTTCATTAGTACAACACCTGTTTTAATCTTACATGAAAAGCATCTTGATCAATACAAAAACACTTTTGCTCTTTTTGATTTTTTTGATACAAAATTGCTCACGGAACAGCAAGAAATTGTTCAAAGTGCACTCATTTATTCTTTTGTTTTTTCTCTTATTCTCTCTATCCTTATTACATTTTTGGCTATTTTTTTAAAAAAATCTTACCTTGAAGTCGAAAATCTTTCACATTTTGATGGATTGACAGGACTTTACAATCGATTGATGTTTATGACGATCTTCCAAAAGGAGATTCATAAAGTTAAACGCAACCAAGAAAACCTCTTCTTAGTCATTCTTGATATTGACGATTTTAAGCCTATTAATGACACGTATGGACACCTTGTAGGAGATGAGGCCATAAAGACCACTGCACATACCTTGCAACATCTTTTACGTACCTCCGATACCATTGCTCGTTTTGGCGGTGATGAGTTTATTATTAGTATTGTTGATCAGGACAAAGATGCCGCTTCGATCATTGTCAATCGCATATTGAATGAATTTAATCATAAAGTTATTCCTGTGTCACGAAATCATGAACATCAAGAGTTACAAATCAACCTTAGTATCGGCTATACAGCGTATAAAAAAGATGATGATTTTAAAACAATGTTACAACGTGCTGACCAAGCACTTTATATTTCTAAAGAAGCAGGCAAAAATACCGCTACTTACCTTGCTTAA
- a CDS encoding valine--tRNA ligase — protein sequence MSEKSTVYNPKEIEESYYKIWEDRGYFEIDGNKTIQESGKNFCIMMPPPNVTGSLHIGHALTFTLQDIITRFKRMDGFKTLWQPGTDHAGIATQNVVEKQLLAQGIKKEELGREKFLEKVWEWKAYSGGQIVHQMRKLGVSPAWSRERFTMDEGLKHSVKKAFVKYYNEGMIVRGNYMVNWCTHDGALSDIEVEYEQNKGKLYHLKYFLKDSNDYLVVATTRPETYFGDTAVMVHPEDERYKHLIGQKVVLPLIGREIEIIADEHVDMSFGTGCVKVTPAHDVNDYEVGKRHNLEFITIFDSNGILNDYCGEFKGQERLEARAPIMAKLDAEGFVDKVEDYENQVGHCYRCKNVVEPYISKQWFVKKEIADGAIAKVNEHLAEFYPSHWINSYNAWMKDLRDWCISRQLWWGHQIPVFYCDACGHEWASEKDCEHECPKCKSAKIHQDPDVLDTWFSSGLWPFSTLGWENGDAYKGEKWNENDLKDFYPNTLLITGFDILFFWVARMMFSGEHTLGELPFKDIYLHALVKDEHGQKMSKSKGNVIDPLDTISEYSADTLRFTLAILAVQGRDIKLSGEKLEQIRNFTNKLYNASRFLLMNANSFKDLENIEIKTALGAYMKSRLAVAMEEVRAHFSDYRFNDAATTLYRFLWGEFCDWGIELSKADKPAILELGSIYKEAMKLIHPFMPFISEFLYQELSDTTLESTESIMVKRYPHALKRDEQIEKTFELVIEAIVGIRRAKANIDLGNKKIEHAYIKVPNAENLKDAIKYISLLAKVEKIDFTETKIANSATDVGDNVEVFIPLEGVDLSPIIERLNNQKIKLEKEIMKLSGMLSNERFVANAPKEVIAENQKGLDDAKSKMAKIEAELNSLGV from the coding sequence ATGAGCGAAAAAAGTACTGTTTACAATCCAAAAGAGATCGAAGAGAGTTACTACAAGATTTGGGAAGATAGAGGCTACTTTGAGATTGATGGAAATAAAACAATCCAAGAGAGCGGTAAAAACTTCTGTATTATGATGCCTCCTCCAAATGTTACAGGAAGCCTTCACATTGGTCACGCCCTCACCTTTACCCTCCAAGACATCATTACACGTTTTAAACGTATGGATGGTTTTAAAACTCTTTGGCAACCAGGAACTGATCATGCGGGTATTGCTACACAAAACGTTGTTGAAAAACAACTTCTTGCACAAGGGATTAAAAAAGAAGAGCTTGGACGCGAGAAATTTTTAGAGAAAGTTTGGGAATGGAAAGCGTACAGTGGCGGACAAATCGTTCATCAGATGCGAAAACTTGGCGTTTCTCCAGCTTGGAGCAGAGAGCGCTTTACGATGGATGAAGGACTCAAACACTCTGTTAAAAAAGCATTTGTAAAATACTACAATGAAGGTATGATCGTTCGTGGCAACTACATGGTTAACTGGTGTACCCACGATGGTGCGCTTAGTGACATCGAAGTAGAGTATGAGCAAAACAAAGGCAAACTCTACCACCTCAAATACTTCCTCAAAGACTCTAACGACTATCTCGTCGTTGCAACGACACGTCCAGAGACTTACTTTGGTGATACGGCTGTTATGGTTCACCCTGAAGATGAGCGCTATAAACACTTGATCGGTCAAAAAGTGGTTCTTCCACTCATTGGTCGTGAAATTGAAATTATCGCTGATGAACACGTTGATATGAGCTTTGGAACAGGTTGTGTTAAAGTAACCCCTGCTCATGATGTTAACGACTACGAAGTTGGCAAACGTCACAATCTAGAATTTATCACTATTTTTGACTCTAACGGTATTTTAAATGACTATTGTGGTGAGTTTAAAGGACAAGAGAGACTAGAGGCGCGTGCTCCTATTATGGCTAAACTCGATGCTGAAGGTTTTGTCGATAAAGTGGAAGACTATGAGAATCAAGTTGGTCACTGCTACCGTTGTAAGAACGTGGTTGAGCCGTATATCTCAAAACAGTGGTTTGTAAAAAAAGAGATCGCAGATGGTGCAATTGCTAAAGTCAATGAACACTTAGCAGAGTTTTATCCTAGCCATTGGATCAACTCATACAATGCATGGATGAAAGACCTACGTGACTGGTGTATCTCGCGCCAACTTTGGTGGGGACATCAAATTCCTGTATTTTACTGTGATGCATGTGGTCACGAATGGGCAAGCGAAAAAGATTGTGAGCATGAATGTCCAAAATGTAAAAGCGCTAAAATCCACCAAGACCCAGACGTTCTAGACACATGGTTTAGCTCGGGTCTCTGGCCATTTTCAACACTGGGTTGGGAAAATGGAGACGCTTATAAAGGCGAGAAATGGAATGAGAATGACTTAAAAGACTTTTACCCAAATACGCTTCTCATCACGGGTTTTGACATCCTTTTCTTCTGGGTTGCGCGTATGATGTTCTCAGGCGAACATACACTTGGAGAACTTCCATTTAAAGACATTTACCTTCATGCCCTTGTTAAAGATGAACACGGTCAAAAAATGAGTAAATCTAAAGGCAATGTCATCGATCCTCTTGACACTATCAGCGAATACAGTGCCGATACTTTACGCTTTACACTTGCTATCTTAGCTGTTCAAGGTCGTGATATTAAACTCAGTGGTGAGAAACTCGAGCAAATTAGAAACTTTACCAACAAACTTTACAATGCGTCACGTTTCTTGCTCATGAATGCAAACTCATTTAAAGATTTGGAAAATATCGAGATTAAAACAGCCCTTGGTGCGTATATGAAAAGCCGTTTAGCTGTTGCGATGGAAGAGGTACGAGCTCACTTTAGCGATTACCGTTTCAATGACGCCGCAACCACCCTTTACCGCTTCTTGTGGGGTGAATTTTGTGACTGGGGCATTGAGCTTAGTAAAGCCGATAAACCTGCGATTTTAGAGTTAGGTTCTATTTACAAAGAAGCGATGAAACTAATCCATCCATTTATGCCATTTATCTCAGAGTTCCTTTACCAAGAGCTCTCAGACACGACACTCGAATCAACAGAGTCCATTATGGTGAAACGCTACCCTCATGCGCTAAAACGTGATGAGCAAATCGAGAAAACCTTTGAACTTGTTATCGAAGCGATTGTTGGCATTCGTCGTGCAAAAGCAAATATCGACCTTGGAAACAAAAAAATCGAACATGCTTACATCAAAGTACCAAATGCAGAAAATCTTAAAGATGCTATTAAATACATTAGTTTATTGGCAAAAGTTGAGAAAATCGACTTTACAGAGACAAAAATTGCAAACTCTGCAACCGATGTTGGCGATAATGTAGAAGTGTTTATTCCTCTTGAAGGCGTTGATCTTAGCCCTATTATTGAGCGTTTGAACAATCAAAAAATCAAACTTGAAAAAGAGATCATGAAGCTTTCAGGTATGCTCTCAAATGAGCGCTTTGTGGCAAATGCCCCAAAAGAGGTTATCGCAGAAAATCAAAAAGGTTTGGATGACGCTAAATCAAAAATGGCAAAAATCGAAGCAGAACTTAACTCTCTTGGAGTGTAA
- the mog gene encoding molybdopterin adenylyltransferase produces the protein MKAKIGILTVSDRASAGVYEDLSGKAIIETLNAYLSCEWESVYKVIPDEQPLIEAALEHMADHDQCCLIVTTGGTGPALRDVTPEATEAVCEKMMPGFGELMRQVSLKYVPTAILSRQTAGIRGKSLIINLPGKPKSIRECLDAVFPAVPYCIDLLEGPFLTCHEEVIKPFRPKA, from the coding sequence GTGAAAGCAAAAATTGGAATATTAACTGTTTCTGATCGTGCAAGTGCAGGTGTGTATGAAGATCTCTCAGGCAAAGCGATTATTGAGACACTAAATGCGTATCTGAGTTGTGAATGGGAAAGTGTTTATAAAGTCATTCCTGATGAGCAGCCATTAATCGAGGCAGCCCTTGAGCATATGGCAGATCACGATCAATGTTGTTTGATCGTTACAACGGGAGGAACAGGTCCTGCACTTCGTGATGTCACACCTGAAGCTACAGAAGCGGTATGTGAGAAGATGATGCCAGGTTTTGGAGAGTTGATGCGTCAAGTAAGCCTTAAGTATGTGCCAACAGCCATTTTATCACGTCAGACTGCAGGAATTAGGGGTAAAAGTTTGATTATCAATCTTCCTGGAAAACCAAAGTCGATTCGGGAGTGTTTGGATGCTGTTTTCCCAGCTGTTCCATATTGTATCGATCTTTTAGAAGGACCATTTTTAACGTGTCATGAAGAGGTGATTAAGCCTTTTCGTCCAAAGGCCTAA
- a CDS encoding ketopantoate reductase family protein, with amino-acid sequence MNIIILGAGGVGSYFGARLLQAGHNVAFVARGAHLEALQTEGLHVKHPHFEFEEKIRAFDLDSLADLDATSIDLIILATKSIATREMSMHLAQWLRTQMKPPYILSLQNGVENEAILCDYFAEEYIIGGLTRKIGAHVNKPAYIEAVGTAETILGMMHSSMENERFLEELALIFNQAEIPTQTTHDIKQELWKKLIINNGVNALCALLRVQTGVLFEQNSLADVVYGLMQETAHAARSLHIKISQEDVDAMFTLIKQFDSIKPSMLVDLEHGRSLEIEEICGVVIRALHQIGVDAPYTKTIKALLEFKLGEKV; translated from the coding sequence ATGAATATTATTATTTTAGGAGCGGGCGGCGTTGGTAGCTATTTTGGAGCGCGCCTGCTCCAAGCAGGTCATAATGTCGCTTTTGTGGCAAGAGGCGCACATCTTGAAGCTCTTCAAACTGAAGGCTTGCATGTCAAGCATCCACATTTTGAATTTGAAGAAAAAATCAGGGCGTTTGATCTTGATAGTTTAGCTGATTTGGATGCCACTTCGATAGATCTGATAATTCTCGCAACTAAATCCATTGCTACGCGTGAGATGTCTATGCATCTTGCACAATGGTTGCGTACCCAAATGAAGCCTCCTTATATTCTTTCATTGCAAAATGGTGTCGAAAATGAAGCGATTTTGTGTGATTACTTTGCTGAGGAGTATATCATCGGTGGATTGACACGCAAAATTGGTGCACATGTTAACAAACCAGCCTATATTGAGGCTGTGGGCACTGCTGAGACTATTTTAGGAATGATGCATTCATCAATGGAAAATGAGCGTTTTTTAGAAGAACTCGCGCTGATTTTCAATCAAGCAGAAATTCCTACACAAACAACACACGATATCAAACAAGAGCTTTGGAAAAAGCTTATCATTAACAATGGTGTCAATGCTTTGTGTGCCTTGCTTCGTGTGCAAACAGGTGTTTTATTTGAGCAAAATTCTCTTGCTGATGTGGTATATGGATTGATGCAAGAAACAGCGCATGCAGCTCGTAGCTTGCATATTAAGATTTCGCAAGAAGATGTTGACGCAATGTTTACTCTTATCAAACAGTTTGATTCTATTAAGCCATCAATGCTTGTAGATTTAGAACATGGAAGATCATTAGAGATAGAAGAAATCTGTGGTGTTGTGATAAGAGCACTTCATCAAATAGGTGTCGATGCACCTTATACAAAAACGATTAAGGCATTGCTTGAATTTAAATTGGGAGAAAAAGTGTGA
- the hisD gene encoding histidinol dehydrogenase encodes MLLLKTNEPNFKAQFDELLRRGHMDMENVSKIVLNIIAEIKAEGNGALKNHIEKFDKWCVESDEALEVKTLDMKKAYDALDVKLKEALELAYKRIYAYHEKLIPKSWLDFENNGTVLGQKVTPVDRAGLYIPGGKAAYPSSLLMNAIPAIVAGVKEIVVCTPAPNNELNPLLLAAMHLCGIKKAYKVGGASAIAAMAYGTQSIPKVDVITGPGNIFVATAKKLVFGEVNIDMIAGPSEIGVLADESANPHHLAIDLLSQAEHDEMASSILITPSLEIAEKTRTEVYAWLEKLDRKAIAEVSIKERGAIIVTSTMDEAVDLMNQIAPEHLEVVTSHPFDLLPKIRHAGAIFMGSYTPEPIGDYIAGPNHTLPTGGTAKFYSPLGVENFLKRSSIISMSKQGIDEIGEACALLAHTEGLGAHEASVRVRLSK; translated from the coding sequence ATGTTACTTTTAAAAACGAATGAACCAAATTTCAAAGCCCAATTTGACGAACTTTTGCGTCGTGGACATATGGATATGGAAAATGTCTCAAAGATCGTTTTAAACATAATTGCAGAGATTAAAGCCGAAGGGAATGGCGCTTTAAAAAATCACATTGAAAAATTCGATAAATGGTGTGTAGAGAGTGATGAGGCGCTCGAAGTAAAAACTTTAGATATGAAAAAAGCCTATGATGCGCTTGATGTGAAACTCAAAGAAGCGTTAGAGCTTGCGTACAAACGCATTTATGCATATCATGAAAAACTTATCCCAAAATCATGGCTTGATTTTGAGAATAATGGTACTGTTTTAGGACAAAAAGTTACTCCAGTAGATCGTGCAGGCCTTTATATCCCTGGTGGTAAAGCGGCGTATCCAAGTAGTCTTTTAATGAATGCTATTCCTGCTATTGTTGCAGGTGTTAAAGAGATTGTTGTCTGTACGCCAGCACCCAATAATGAACTCAATCCATTGTTGCTTGCTGCTATGCATCTGTGTGGCATTAAAAAAGCTTACAAAGTGGGAGGGGCTAGCGCTATTGCTGCAATGGCATACGGTACACAGAGCATTCCAAAAGTTGATGTCATCACAGGACCAGGAAATATTTTCGTTGCAACCGCTAAAAAGTTGGTCTTTGGTGAAGTAAACATTGATATGATCGCTGGACCGAGCGAAATTGGCGTATTAGCGGATGAGAGTGCAAATCCTCACCATTTAGCGATTGATCTTCTCTCTCAAGCAGAACATGATGAGATGGCAAGTTCTATTCTCATTACACCTTCGTTAGAAATTGCTGAGAAAACACGCACAGAAGTGTATGCATGGCTTGAAAAACTAGATAGAAAAGCGATTGCAGAAGTTTCTATTAAAGAGCGTGGAGCGATTATTGTAACGTCAACGATGGATGAAGCGGTTGATTTAATGAATCAAATTGCGCCAGAGCACTTAGAAGTAGTGACATCACATCCTTTTGATTTATTGCCTAAAATTCGCCATGCGGGGGCTATTTTTATGGGCTCTTACACGCCAGAGCCTATTGGGGATTATATCGCTGGACCTAACCATACGCTTCCAACGGGCGGTACAGCTAAGTTTTACTCACCATTAGGGGTAGAGAATTTCTTGAAGCGTTCATCCATCATTAGTATGAGTAAACAAGGCATCGATGAGATTGGTGAGGCATGTGCATTACTCGCACATACAGAAGGTCTTGGCGCACACGAAGCAAGTGTTCGCGTTCGTCTTTCTAAATAG
- a CDS encoding 1-aminocyclopropane-1-carboxylate deaminase has translation MLFPSSPFERRSFQNQFFYLKRDDLLYKDFSGNKARKFHYFLTHDFPIIKRVVSSGSNQSNAMYSLSVLARLKGWEFIYVCDHIPSFLKENPIGNYKAACENGMKVIESHTREDEILMYCDEKTVHVEEGGRQKEAEEGVAVLARELLADIQRENIQNPYLFLPSGTGTTALFLQKHLPFPVYTCPTVGDSTYLQKQWTMVEPETTHFPIILTAAKKFHYGKLYPELFELWQRLKHEMDVVFDLVYDPVGWSVLLEHLPHLHGTPIYVHQGGILGNSSMEERYKRKKTIIKHL, from the coding sequence ATGCTTTTTCCTTCATCCCCTTTTGAGAGACGTTCTTTTCAAAATCAATTTTTTTATCTTAAACGTGATGATCTCTTATATAAAGATTTTTCAGGTAACAAAGCTCGAAAATTTCACTACTTTCTGACGCATGATTTTCCTATTATCAAACGCGTGGTGAGCTCAGGATCAAACCAATCAAACGCTATGTATTCTCTTTCTGTACTAGCGCGTCTAAAAGGGTGGGAATTTATCTATGTGTGTGACCATATTCCAAGCTTTCTTAAAGAAAATCCTATAGGTAATTACAAAGCTGCTTGTGAGAATGGCATGAAGGTTATAGAATCCCATACACGTGAAGATGAAATTTTAATGTACTGTGATGAGAAAACAGTGCATGTTGAAGAGGGTGGCAGACAAAAAGAAGCTGAAGAAGGTGTCGCTGTATTGGCGAGAGAGCTCTTAGCTGATATTCAAAGAGAAAACATTCAAAACCCATACCTTTTCTTACCTTCTGGCACAGGAACAACAGCACTTTTTTTGCAAAAGCATCTACCTTTCCCTGTATATACGTGTCCTACCGTAGGGGATAGTACTTATTTGCAAAAACAGTGGACGATGGTTGAACCAGAAACTACTCATTTCCCCATCATACTTACAGCAGCTAAAAAATTTCATTATGGGAAACTCTATCCAGAGCTGTTTGAACTCTGGCAAAGATTGAAACACGAAATGGATGTGGTGTTTGATTTGGTGTATGATCCTGTAGGATGGAGTGTTCTTTTAGAGCATTTACCTCATCTTCATGGTACGCCTATCTACGTGCACCAAGGTGGAATTTTGGGTAATAGCTCAATGGAAGAACGCTATAAGCGAAAAAAAACTATAATAAAGCACTTATAA
- the fbaA gene encoding class II fructose-bisphosphate aldolase: MVNAKIFDCIKPGVVTGNDVQKVFAIAKANQFAIPAVNVVGTNSINAVLEAAKAANSPIIVQFSNGGAEFYAGKGVNGLKAGVLGAISGALHVHTVAEAYGVAVILHTDHAARKLLPWIDELLSASEMHFAKTGKPLYSSHMLDLSEESLEENVQTCVSYLKRMSKMGMTLEIELGCTGGEEDGVDNTNLDNSALYTQPQDVAYAYEELMKVSPNFTIAASFGNVHGVYKPGNVHLTPKILDNSQKYIQEKFKTDAKPVNFVFHGGSGSELADIREAVGYGVIKMNIDTDTQWAFWEGVKGYIEKYAPYLQGQIGNPEGDDKPNKKYYDPRKWLRPGEEAVKSRLLKAFEDLNCLNRC; this comes from the coding sequence ATGGTAAATGCGAAAATTTTTGATTGTATAAAACCAGGTGTTGTGACAGGAAATGATGTGCAAAAGGTTTTTGCAATCGCAAAAGCAAATCAGTTTGCAATCCCAGCTGTAAATGTTGTAGGAACTAACTCTATCAATGCAGTTTTAGAAGCAGCAAAAGCAGCGAACTCTCCTATTATTGTTCAGTTCTCTAACGGTGGAGCTGAATTTTATGCAGGAAAAGGCGTCAATGGACTTAAAGCAGGTGTTCTTGGCGCTATTAGTGGTGCATTGCATGTTCATACTGTGGCTGAAGCCTATGGTGTAGCTGTAATTTTACATACAGATCATGCAGCACGTAAACTTCTTCCTTGGATTGATGAATTACTCAGTGCAAGTGAAATGCATTTTGCAAAAACAGGTAAACCACTTTACAGTTCACATATGTTAGATCTCTCTGAAGAGTCTTTGGAAGAGAACGTTCAAACATGTGTTTCTTACCTAAAACGTATGAGCAAAATGGGTATGACGTTAGAAATTGAACTTGGTTGTACAGGTGGAGAAGAAGATGGTGTTGATAATACCAACTTGGATAACTCTGCCCTCTACACACAACCTCAAGATGTAGCCTATGCGTATGAAGAGCTTATGAAAGTAAGTCCTAACTTTACGATAGCAGCATCTTTTGGTAATGTTCATGGCGTTTATAAGCCAGGTAATGTTCATTTAACACCAAAAATCTTGGATAATTCTCAAAAATATATTCAAGAAAAATTTAAAACCGATGCAAAACCAGTGAATTTTGTATTCCATGGTGGTAGCGGAAGTGAACTTGCTGACATTCGTGAAGCAGTAGGATACGGTGTTATTAAGATGAACATCGACACCGACACTCAATGGGCATTTTGGGAAGGTGTTAAAGGGTATATTGAAAAATACGCTCCTTACCTTCAAGGACAAATTGGTAACCCAGAAGGTGACGATAAACCAAATAAAAAATATTATGATCCACGTAAATGGCTTCGCCCTGGTGAAGAGGCTGTCAAAAGTCGTCTTCTCAAAGCCTTTGAAGATCTGAATTGTTTAAACCGTTGTTAA
- a CDS encoding peptidyl-prolyl cis-trans isomerase: protein MKKVILSSIAAAVLGVSLNATVYATVNGEDVNDQDIAVLMRAMQGAKFEELPADAKQKIVEQAVERKLLTTEATKSGVEKDKEYAEALKRIKADLALEVWMKKIYDAVKVDAKDVKDYYDKNADKFMQPATVKARHVLVKTEQEAKDVIKELDGLSGQKLNDKFVELATTKSTGPSGQGGGELGWFAANQMVKPFSDAAFALKKGEITKTPVQTQFGFHVILVEDTKPAEKATFEAVKPQIENGLKMEKFRIQVADKAQTLRKNAKVTIK, encoded by the coding sequence GTGAAAAAAGTTATTCTAAGTAGTATTGCTGCGGCAGTATTAGGTGTAAGTTTAAATGCAACAGTTTATGCAACTGTAAACGGTGAAGATGTTAACGATCAAGATATCGCTGTTCTTATGCGTGCTATGCAAGGCGCAAAGTTTGAAGAACTTCCTGCAGATGCAAAACAAAAAATCGTTGAGCAAGCTGTTGAGAGAAAATTATTGACAACAGAAGCAACAAAAAGCGGTGTAGAGAAAGATAAAGAGTATGCTGAAGCGTTAAAACGTATTAAAGCAGACCTTGCCCTTGAAGTATGGATGAAGAAAATCTACGATGCAGTCAAAGTAGATGCAAAAGATGTTAAAGACTACTATGACAAAAATGCAGACAAATTTATGCAACCAGCAACAGTAAAAGCAAGACACGTTCTTGTTAAAACTGAGCAAGAAGCGAAAGATGTTATTAAAGAACTTGATGGTTTATCAGGTCAAAAACTTAATGACAAATTTGTTGAATTAGCAACAACAAAATCAACAGGACCAAGCGGACAAGGCGGTGGTGAACTTGGTTGGTTTGCTGCAAATCAAATGGTAAAACCTTTCTCAGATGCTGCGTTTGCACTTAAAAAAGGTGAAATCACTAAAACTCCAGTTCAAACACAATTTGGTTTCCACGTAATCTTAGTTGAAGACACAAAACCAGCAGAAAAAGCAACATTTGAAGCGGTTAAACCACAAATTGAAAATGGCTTGAAAATGGAAAAATTCCGTATTCAAGTAGCGGATAAAGCACAAACACTTAGAAAAAATGCAAAAGTAACCATCAAGTAA
- the nth gene encoding endonuclease III gives MKKATQKEIAAIKALFLEHYPIAVTELKYTSLYELLVCVMLSAQCTDKRVNLITPALFEQYPTLKALSNANLDDIKSFINSCSFFNNKAVNLLKMAQKVVELYDGEIPLDEKKLMGLAGVGQKTAHVVMIEYANANLMAVDTHVYRVAHRLGLSSAKTAIKTEEDLTKIFKSELHTLHQAMVLFGRYTCKAVHPLCEACFLKAYCKTTQSFKV, from the coding sequence ATGAAAAAAGCAACCCAAAAAGAGATTGCAGCCATTAAAGCTCTTTTTTTAGAACATTATCCAATAGCGGTTACGGAACTAAAATACACCTCTTTATACGAGCTATTAGTCTGTGTGATGCTCTCAGCACAATGCACAGATAAACGTGTCAACCTCATCACTCCAGCACTTTTTGAGCAATATCCTACGTTAAAAGCGCTTTCAAATGCCAACCTTGATGACATTAAGTCTTTTATCAATTCATGTTCATTTTTCAATAACAAAGCGGTCAATCTTCTCAAGATGGCACAAAAAGTCGTGGAACTCTATGATGGAGAAATTCCTTTAGATGAAAAAAAACTTATGGGACTTGCAGGCGTTGGGCAAAAAACAGCCCACGTTGTGATGATTGAGTATGCCAATGCCAATTTAATGGCGGTTGATACACATGTCTACCGCGTTGCGCATCGATTGGGACTCTCAAGTGCTAAAACAGCGATTAAGACGGAGGAAGATTTAACAAAGATTTTTAAAAGTGAACTGCATACGCTTCACCAAGCAATGGTACTTTTTGGCAGATACACCTGCAAAGCAGTCCATCCCTTATGTGAAGCGTGTTTTTTAAAAGCGTATTGTAAAACGACACAAAGCTTTAAAGTCTGA
- a CDS encoding thioredoxin family protein: MALIHSASLELGKTLEHFELEDPNGKIFKSKDLFGKGGFIIAVMCNHCPYSNAIWKRLNAVAEFAKKLDITAVAINPNIHPNYPEDSPSHMLDKIKEMGIEFPYLIDEHQMVAKSLGAVCTPDIFLFDAEEKLYYHGRLDDNWQDARSVKEEDLREAIMLLFSKQEAPKVQHPSQGCSIKWIDTVTG, translated from the coding sequence ATGGCACTGATACATTCTGCTTCACTTGAACTTGGTAAAACATTAGAACATTTTGAACTTGAAGACCCAAATGGAAAAATTTTCAAAAGTAAAGATCTTTTTGGTAAAGGTGGATTCATAATTGCAGTGATGTGTAATCATTGTCCTTATTCCAATGCAATTTGGAAACGTCTTAATGCGGTTGCTGAATTTGCTAAAAAACTCGATATTACCGCTGTTGCTATCAACCCAAATATTCATCCAAATTACCCAGAAGACTCACCGTCTCACATGCTTGATAAGATTAAAGAGATGGGGATAGAATTCCCTTATCTCATTGATGAGCACCAAATGGTTGCTAAAAGTTTAGGTGCCGTTTGTACACCAGATATCTTTTTATTTGATGCGGAAGAAAAGCTTTATTATCATGGACGCTTGGATGATAATTGGCAAGATGCACGTAGCGTTAAAGAAGAAGATCTTAGAGAGGCGATCATGCTTTTATTTAGCAAACAAGAAGCTCCTAAAGTTCAGCATCCATCACAAGGATGTTCTATAAAATGGATTGATACCGTTACTGGATGA